In the genome of Blastopirellula retiformator, the window TCGTCGCCCAAGGCGAACCGGCCGCGCACGTCACCAAGATTGGCGTCGGCCCGAACCGCGAAACGCTGAAGACCCGCGACGCCGGCGTGATCGAAGCCTATCTGGTCGCTCAGCCAGGCTACGTCACCCAAATCGCCGATGGCCGCTTGTGGGTGATCCGGGCCGATTCGGACGACCTGAAAGAGTTCACCGCCAACGGCGAGTTGGGCAAACACGTCACCAAGATCGGCGCTGGGCCGATGGGGATGACGATCAAGAGCTCGGACGCCGAGACGATCGACTCGTACATGCGAAACTTCCGCTAGTTTGCGGAACGTACAGGCGGATACGTTGTCGTCGCAAGCAAGGATTGAAGTGCAATGTCGGTTCATTTTGAAAAGCAGCTTGATAAGTTGCGTCGTCAGCTGGTAACGCTGGGCGCAATGGTTGAAGAGCACGTCACGTTGGCGATCCGGGCTGCCGAAATCCAGGACCGAGAGATCGCCCAGGAAGCGATCGATCGCGACGAAGACGTCGATGCCATGCAACTGGCGATCTCGGAAGAGTCGTTGCATACGGTGGCGCTGTTTCAGCCGGTCGCCTCGGACTTGCGGTTCATCATTACCGTGCAGACGGTGATCAACGAGCTGGAACGCATCGGCGATCATGCCCATGACATCGGCCAAGGGGTGATTCGGTTGCTCGATTCGGGCGCCCATTTTGATCTTCCTCCCCTCTTGCAGCAGTCGAAGGACGCGTCGATCGAGATGCTGCGTCAAAGCCTCGATGCGCTGCTCGATCGCGACGCTTCCAAAGCCCGCGGCGTGATCGCCTCGGACGACAAGGTCGACGAGCTGCATCGCGGCATGTACGACTGGTTCAAAAATGGGGCGCGGCGGCGTCCTGACGATCTCGACTGGATGATGGAGATGCTGACGATCTCGCGGCATGTCGAACGCATCGCCGATCATGCGACCAACATGGCCGAGTCGGTGGTTTATCTGGTCGAAGGCGAACTGGTGCGGCGCGGTAGTCATGCTTCGTAGCTTCGCTGTGCGGCTGCGGCGTATTCATTCCTCGTACTCCATTGGGCCATGAACAACCGGCTTGTGCTCATTATCGGCCGTCAGGGAAGGCTTAGCGCCGCCCTGGCTGATAACTTGCGACAATCAGGTTGCGAGGTGCGCACGGCGCTTGATTCTGAGGACGGGCTCGAGCAGGCGATCTCTCATTCGCCCGATATCGTCTTGGTCGGGCATCAATCGCCCGAGTCGTTCGAGATGTGTCGCCGCATCAGCAGTCGGATGCGGCCAGAGCAATTGCCTGCCTTTCTGGTTACCCCCGGCGTCGGTACCGCCGCCGCCGAAGACGAAGAGCCGGAGTCGATCGACTCGCTCTTGGCCGAGACGCTCGCCCTCGATCTGCTGGCCCAAGGGGTCAGAACGCTGCTCAGCCGGGCTCGTCAGGCGGGGCAAGACGATATCGTGCTTGAGCATCATGGTCTCCGCTTGGATCGTACCCGGTACACGGCCGAACTGAAGGGCGAGTCGATCGGCGCCACGCCGACCGAGTTTCGCCTGCTCTGGACGTTGATGGCCAAGCCGGGACATGTCTTTTCTCGGCCTGAGCTGTTCGAGGCCTGTCACGCCGAGCACGAAGGGGAGCCCTCAGCTCAGTCGCGGGCGATCGACGTCCATGTGAAGACGATCCGCCGGAAGCTCGCGGAACAAGGAATTCTTATAGAGACCATTCGGGGGGTCGGCTATCGGTTTCGCGAGCCAGTTTGGGGCGTTGCTCCCTTTGAGTAAAGTCTTCGGCGTCGTAAGTCGTTGTATAATAATGGATTGTCGCTCCTTTGGAGTTATTGAAGAGTTTGTTCGAAAGTCCTAAGCTTGCGCCAAAGCGCAGAATCTGTGGGTGGTCTGTTTTTTAGCCAGATGGGTAGGTTGCGTCGGGTCTTAACTTAGTGACAATAAGTTCCTGCGATCTTTCCTAACTTCACGAGCAAAGAATCCTTGATTCCCAGTTCGCGAGGGATCGAAGTCGCTAGCTCTGCTATCATAGGGCCTGCGATGGACGGAAAACCTGGCGTCAACGATGACTCCAGTGTGTGTGAAACGGATTTCCACTGCCGCGGATTTTACGCTTCGCCACGACGGTATCAGGAGGGACGAAGTTCGACATGGTAGTTTGGAAATTGGCTGGTATGACTTTAGCCCAAAAACGAGATGAGCTTCGCCAGGATCAAGGGACTCGCTTTGTCGATCCCGAAGTCTTTTGCGAGCTGGCGGTGTCGAGCCGCAAACTAGTACGCAGCGACGTTAGCGCCGCTTCGGTCAAAGGGCTCTATAGCCCCGACGACAATGTTTATTACTTTGTCGAGGAAGAACGCCTCGACAACTTTCGTACCGCACGAGTGAACGAAAGCGAGCCGCTGCAGTTCGCCTAGAGCGGACTGC includes:
- the phoU gene encoding phosphate signaling complex protein PhoU, whose translation is MSVHFEKQLDKLRRQLVTLGAMVEEHVTLAIRAAEIQDREIAQEAIDRDEDVDAMQLAISEESLHTVALFQPVASDLRFIITVQTVINELERIGDHAHDIGQGVIRLLDSGAHFDLPPLLQQSKDASIEMLRQSLDALLDRDASKARGVIASDDKVDELHRGMYDWFKNGARRRPDDLDWMMEMLTISRHVERIADHATNMAESVVYLVEGELVRRGSHAS
- a CDS encoding response regulator transcription factor, giving the protein MNNRLVLIIGRQGRLSAALADNLRQSGCEVRTALDSEDGLEQAISHSPDIVLVGHQSPESFEMCRRISSRMRPEQLPAFLVTPGVGTAAAEDEEPESIDSLLAETLALDLLAQGVRTLLSRARQAGQDDIVLEHHGLRLDRTRYTAELKGESIGATPTEFRLLWTLMAKPGHVFSRPELFEACHAEHEGEPSAQSRAIDVHVKTIRRKLAEQGILIETIRGVGYRFREPVWGVAPFE